The Nitrospira sp. genome window below encodes:
- a CDS encoding HEAT repeat domain-containing protein: protein MPKEAIETLVSELIHEEDWRRMRATAACVAGGPRSVQALIEALRSGPTELKKEAAAMLARIKDPHAGVALVGLLEDHEEVVREAGAAALEQMAGVLDMDTARALVSLLPKTLESQERQTLTHLIGAIPTSVLPLCEMLKHRDEDAQVAAALMLDQLLDPRSIDAFIDAMGQPAVRDIAVGTLKKLSAIRERIDETFNALREVEGAGEREEARMATVIDLLGIGRPSVEILIEYLEDDDWLVREAAADLLGKIGDVRAVEPLMKRLEQDKDTGVKELAIKALGLIGDARPARLYLDAIPIRPLRVYAMEALAKIKEVGILRPHKELFDRLRTDRDGLVAYNAGLIADKLEAITAMESQAGKEDIQNG, encoded by the coding sequence ATGCCGAAAGAAGCGATTGAGACGCTGGTCTCCGAACTGATCCATGAAGAGGATTGGCGCCGTATGCGAGCGACGGCCGCCTGTGTGGCCGGCGGTCCTCGTTCGGTGCAGGCGCTCATCGAAGCTTTACGGTCCGGCCCTACCGAACTGAAGAAAGAAGCGGCGGCGATGCTGGCAAGAATCAAGGACCCACATGCCGGTGTGGCCCTGGTCGGACTCCTTGAGGATCATGAAGAGGTCGTCCGGGAAGCAGGTGCGGCAGCTCTTGAACAGATGGCGGGTGTGCTCGATATGGACACGGCCAGGGCATTAGTTTCATTACTGCCGAAAACTTTGGAAAGCCAGGAACGGCAGACTCTGACCCACCTGATTGGGGCGATTCCCACATCCGTCCTCCCCCTCTGCGAAATGCTCAAACATCGAGACGAGGATGCGCAGGTCGCAGCCGCATTGATGCTGGATCAATTGTTGGATCCCCGTTCCATCGACGCGTTCATCGATGCCATGGGCCAGCCGGCTGTGCGAGATATCGCGGTCGGGACATTGAAGAAGCTGAGCGCAATCCGTGAACGAATCGATGAGACATTCAATGCGTTGCGGGAGGTCGAAGGAGCCGGTGAGCGCGAGGAAGCGCGAATGGCGACGGTCATCGACCTGCTTGGGATCGGGCGCCCGAGCGTGGAAATCCTTATCGAGTATTTGGAAGACGACGACTGGCTCGTGCGCGAGGCAGCGGCTGACTTACTGGGAAAAATAGGCGATGTGCGAGCCGTAGAACCATTGATGAAGCGGCTGGAACAGGACAAGGATACTGGAGTCAAGGAGTTGGCGATCAAAGCCCTTGGGCTGATCGGCGATGCGCGCCCCGCCCGCCTCTATTTAGACGCCATTCCCATCCGGCCACTGAGGGTGTATGCCATGGAGGCCTTGGCCAAGATCAAGGAAGTGGGGATCTTGCGTCCACACAAGGAACTCTTTGACCGACTCCGAACGGATCGTGACGGCCTGGTGGCCTATAATGCCGGTTTGATCGCCGACAAGCTCGAAGCCATCACGGCCATGGAAAGCCAGGCTGGCAAAGAGGATATTCAGAATGGCTGA
- a CDS encoding trehalose-6-phosphate synthase codes for MRLSLRFVLPLVIVLGVIAYGVIPLVDSLELKWFVRDLDMRSKLMVNTMEVPLADLLVTNSKDKILAYFTRILQDERMYALGFCDLDHHLLYETQAYPQDVTCKATLDFASDSSTVRSFSSGPLHITSALIEANGRRLGRLLLIHDMSFIQQRSSDTKRYVFYLFAGLTAVISLVTVLVAHFIWKGWMTGVRAMLKGERLLTPLAHEQHAPELRPLAKDLRSLVQALESDRRMRDESQISWTPSSLKTILHEQLAGDQVLIVSNRQPYAHYWQDRNIVLQVPASGLVSALEPVMRACSGVWIAHGNGSADREVVDGRDHVAVPPAHPSYEIRRVWLTAEEEAGYYYGFANEGLWPLCHIAHVRPTFRSSDWKHYVAINERFSQAVYEEATTDNPVVLVQDYHLALLPKLIRDKLPTATIIMFWHIPWPNAESFGICPWREEILEGLLGSSILGFHTRVHCNNFIDSIDRLLEARIDRNSSTVSYGGKLTAVNPYPISIEWPLQWLHEQRPVPECRAKLRETYGMPPDRLVGLGVERLDYTKGILERFMAVERLLELLPEWIGKFTFVQIAAPSRSTIEQYHHFTGQVSALAEQINKRFGRDGYEPICLRIQHHEPAQVHECYRGADLCVVSSLHDGMNLVAKEFVGARDDEQGVLILSQFTGAARELTEALVINPYDIDQFAAALHLGLTMPKLEQRARMQSMRGLIQEFNVYRWAGRMLIDAARMRQKERVMKHVRRPSLLN; via the coding sequence TTGCGGCTCTCACTTCGGTTCGTTCTCCCGTTAGTGATCGTGTTGGGAGTGATCGCCTATGGCGTAATCCCTCTTGTCGACTCGCTTGAATTGAAATGGTTTGTGCGAGATCTCGACATGCGATCGAAACTCATGGTCAATACGATGGAGGTCCCACTTGCAGACCTCTTGGTAACCAATTCAAAGGACAAGATCCTGGCCTATTTTACGCGCATTCTTCAGGACGAACGAATGTACGCCCTGGGATTTTGCGATCTCGACCACCATCTGCTTTATGAGACCCAGGCATACCCGCAGGACGTCACCTGTAAGGCTACACTCGATTTTGCATCCGACTCGTCCACTGTCAGGTCATTCAGCAGCGGACCCCTCCATATCACTTCTGCCTTGATCGAAGCAAACGGGCGCCGGTTGGGCCGTCTTCTACTCATCCACGATATGAGTTTTATCCAACAACGAAGCAGCGATACAAAACGGTACGTCTTCTATCTGTTTGCAGGACTGACAGCCGTCATCTCGCTGGTCACCGTGTTGGTGGCACATTTCATTTGGAAAGGATGGATGACCGGAGTTCGGGCCATGTTGAAAGGAGAAAGGCTGTTGACCCCGCTGGCCCATGAACAGCATGCTCCGGAACTCCGGCCCTTGGCGAAGGACTTGCGCTCGTTGGTGCAGGCTCTAGAATCTGATCGCCGCATGCGCGATGAGAGCCAGATTTCGTGGACCCCGAGCAGCCTCAAGACGATCCTTCACGAGCAGCTCGCGGGCGATCAGGTGTTGATTGTGTCTAACCGACAGCCCTATGCCCACTACTGGCAGGATCGAAACATCGTCCTACAGGTACCGGCGAGCGGGCTTGTTTCGGCGCTCGAACCGGTGATGCGTGCCTGCTCCGGCGTATGGATCGCGCATGGGAACGGTTCTGCCGATCGGGAAGTGGTGGACGGACGAGACCATGTCGCGGTGCCGCCGGCGCATCCCAGCTATGAGATCCGCCGCGTGTGGCTCACTGCGGAAGAGGAGGCCGGATACTATTACGGGTTCGCCAACGAGGGATTGTGGCCGCTCTGTCATATCGCCCATGTCCGGCCTACGTTCCGTTCATCGGATTGGAAACACTATGTGGCCATCAACGAGCGATTTTCTCAGGCCGTCTATGAGGAGGCCACCACCGACAATCCGGTCGTCCTTGTTCAGGACTACCATCTTGCGCTGCTGCCGAAGCTGATTCGAGATAAATTGCCGACCGCGACGATCATCATGTTCTGGCACATTCCATGGCCGAACGCGGAAAGCTTTGGGATCTGTCCCTGGCGCGAAGAAATTCTGGAAGGGCTGCTCGGAAGCAGCATTCTGGGCTTCCACACCAGGGTTCATTGCAACAATTTTATCGATAGTATCGATCGGTTGCTTGAGGCGCGGATCGATCGAAACAGTTCGACGGTCTCTTATGGGGGCAAGTTGACGGCGGTCAACCCCTATCCGATTTCTATCGAGTGGCCGTTGCAATGGCTCCATGAGCAACGGCCGGTCCCGGAATGCCGAGCCAAACTCCGCGAGACCTATGGGATGCCTCCCGATCGTCTTGTCGGTCTCGGGGTGGAACGGCTTGATTATACGAAGGGGATCCTGGAACGGTTCATGGCCGTAGAACGGTTGCTGGAATTGCTGCCGGAATGGATCGGGAAATTTACGTTTGTTCAGATCGCAGCCCCCAGCCGTTCAACGATCGAGCAGTACCACCATTTTACCGGCCAAGTCTCTGCACTGGCCGAGCAGATCAACAAGCGGTTTGGGCGGGACGGCTATGAACCGATCTGCCTGAGGATTCAGCATCATGAGCCGGCACAGGTCCATGAGTGTTACCGTGGCGCGGACCTGTGCGTGGTCAGCAGTCTCCATGACGGCATGAATTTGGTCGCCAAAGAATTCGTCGGTGCTCGGGACGACGAGCAAGGAGTGTTGATTCTGAGTCAATTTACGGGAGCCGCTCGTGAACTGACGGAGGCGCTCGTGATCAATCCCTACGACATCGACCAGTTTGCCGCCGCGCTCCACCTTGGCCTGACGATGCCGAAGCTGGAACAGCGGGCCAGGATGCAGAGTATGCGGGGACTGATTCAGGAGTTCAATGTGTACCGCTGGGCCGGTCGCATGCTCATCGATGCGGCCCGCATGAGACAAAAGGAGCGAGTCATGAAACATGTGCGGCGGCCGAGCTTGCTGAATTGA
- a CDS encoding response regulator transcription factor produces the protein MTPAARKRSSGPLRLYLVDAHPVARLGLRAFFDRYPSINVSGDATTLAAALQDLRRCKPDVLITDSFPIPKRVLGRLPTLRVLYTLESLAHCSLVRLLEDLTHGQAGFALKSLTLARLLKAVRQVAAGRRYRDPAFMRLVKAEQQPSQALSPKKQRRQPNLLQGQTKAQKRTTKRGTQRQRKK, from the coding sequence ATGACCCCAGCAGCACGGAAGCGATCCTCCGGCCCTTTGCGACTCTACCTTGTCGACGCACATCCTGTGGCTCGGCTTGGATTGCGAGCCTTCTTCGATAGGTACCCGTCCATCAACGTATCGGGGGATGCAACCACGCTTGCCGCTGCCCTACAGGATTTACGGCGCTGCAAGCCTGATGTGCTGATTACAGACAGCTTTCCGATCCCAAAACGAGTGTTGGGTCGACTGCCCACCCTCCGTGTTCTCTATACTTTGGAGTCGCTCGCGCACTGCTCGCTGGTTAGACTTCTGGAGGATCTCACTCACGGACAAGCCGGCTTTGCGTTGAAGAGTCTGACATTGGCCAGGCTTCTGAAAGCCGTGCGTCAGGTTGCAGCAGGACGAAGGTATAGAGACCCAGCCTTCATGCGCCTCGTCAAAGCAGAGCAGCAACCGTCGCAGGCTCTCTCACCGAAGAAGCAGCGACGCCAACCTAACTTGCTTCAAGGTCAGACAAAGGCCCAGAAAAGAACGACGAAGCGCGGGACGCAGAGGCAAAGGAAGAAGTAA
- a CDS encoding HEAT repeat domain-containing protein, which produces MIDAVAEQIAALKDQDWAIRQEAAGLLGTFKDPCAVAPLVALLRDPDRSVRDAAIEALRSIGAPAVETVGICLTDPDLSVQESASAILTTIADERVLAPLIQSLLSSDWIIRMHAAKALGRMRNADSVEPLIPLLQDKVKAVREEAAAALAAIGDAAIPSLLKALQHEDWLVRLHAVESLGKAQATQAVEPLLSVLFNDRDSAVREDAVRALGEIGDPQAVEFLFTAMQEPGLRTLAVEALGCIGDVRAVPVLIDIVTGASPPPVTRVVAGCGDQWSEEVITQGAAARALGAIGDDRAIPALVSALNQTFTRTEAASALAKFGAKVIPSLLPLLHEPRDENLLFHVRETLASAGWRTGRRSQAGKT; this is translated from the coding sequence ATGATCGATGCGGTCGCAGAACAGATTGCGGCACTCAAGGACCAGGATTGGGCTATCCGCCAGGAGGCAGCCGGTCTTCTCGGTACCTTCAAAGACCCCTGTGCTGTCGCTCCTCTGGTGGCACTATTACGAGACCCGGACCGTTCAGTACGGGACGCGGCAATTGAAGCGTTGCGCTCGATCGGAGCGCCGGCCGTCGAGACGGTGGGAATCTGCCTCACGGATCCTGATCTCTCGGTTCAGGAATCAGCCTCGGCAATCTTGACCACCATTGCTGATGAGCGGGTGCTTGCTCCGCTTATCCAGTCGCTGCTCAGCAGCGACTGGATCATTCGGATGCATGCGGCCAAGGCGTTGGGGCGGATGCGGAACGCCGACTCGGTTGAGCCGCTCATTCCTCTGCTTCAAGACAAGGTCAAAGCGGTTCGTGAGGAAGCGGCCGCTGCGCTGGCCGCCATCGGCGATGCGGCGATTCCATCCCTCTTGAAGGCGCTGCAGCATGAGGACTGGCTCGTTCGGCTCCATGCGGTGGAATCGTTGGGGAAGGCTCAAGCCACACAGGCTGTGGAACCTCTGTTGTCTGTGTTATTCAACGATCGAGATTCGGCGGTTCGCGAAGATGCCGTGCGAGCGCTTGGCGAGATCGGCGATCCGCAAGCGGTTGAATTCCTATTTACGGCGATGCAGGAGCCCGGATTGCGGACATTGGCGGTTGAAGCGCTTGGCTGCATCGGTGATGTTCGTGCGGTTCCTGTGCTGATCGACATCGTCACAGGAGCCAGTCCTCCCCCGGTGACGAGGGTGGTGGCCGGCTGTGGAGATCAATGGAGCGAAGAGGTGATCACGCAAGGCGCGGCGGCCCGAGCGCTCGGCGCCATCGGCGACGACAGGGCAATCCCCGCGCTCGTCTCGGCACTGAATCAGACCTTCACGAGAACGGAAGCGGCGTCGGCGCTGGCTAAATTCGGCGCGAAGGTCATCCCATCGCTGCTTCCCCTGCTTCACGAGCCTCGCGATGAAAATCTCCTGTTTCATGTCCGTGAAACCTTGGCGTCAGCAGGATGGAGAACCGGCAGGCGATCACAGGCCGGTAAAACATAG
- a CDS encoding UDP-glucose/GDP-mannose dehydrogenase family protein, protein MHISVIGTGYVGLVTGACFAEFGVHVTCMDSDSRRIEKLEKGEVPFYEPGLADLVAKGIKEGRLNFTTDIAKAVEKALVIFIAVGTPPRGDGSADLSYVEEVGKGIARHMTSYKVIVTKSTVPVGTGATLREVITNAQTNPFRFDMVSNPEFLREGSAIEDFMRPNRVVIGADSDQAVAIMKDLYRPLYLIETPIVVTDGPTAELIKYASNAFLATKISFINEIANLCEKVGANVQMVAKGMGLDHRIGAKFLHAGPGFGGSCFPKDLVALIQTGERHGYSMQIASAASRVNDSQRGRMIDKIREALGGLKGKTLAMLGLSFKPNTNDLREAPALLIGRALIADGAVIRAYDPEALAEACRMMPELQPCRDAYHAAEGADALVIMTEWNVLRNLDFGKLKSVMRGPVLLDLRNVYDPERVAAAGFTHISVGRTARSPRNNP, encoded by the coding sequence ATGCACATTAGCGTGATTGGTACTGGGTATGTCGGTTTGGTGACGGGCGCCTGCTTTGCCGAATTCGGCGTCCACGTCACCTGCATGGACAGCGACAGCCGAAGAATCGAAAAGCTTGAGAAGGGCGAGGTCCCGTTTTATGAGCCGGGTCTTGCGGACCTGGTCGCCAAAGGGATCAAAGAAGGCAGGTTGAACTTTACCACTGACATCGCCAAGGCCGTCGAGAAGGCTCTCGTCATCTTTATCGCCGTTGGAACGCCGCCGAGGGGTGACGGCTCGGCCGATCTCTCGTATGTCGAGGAGGTCGGTAAAGGGATTGCGCGTCACATGACCAGTTACAAGGTGATCGTGACCAAGTCCACGGTTCCGGTAGGCACCGGTGCAACACTTCGTGAGGTCATCACGAACGCTCAGACGAATCCCTTTCGGTTCGATATGGTTTCGAATCCGGAGTTTCTCCGAGAAGGGTCGGCGATTGAAGACTTCATGCGGCCGAATCGCGTCGTGATCGGGGCGGACAGCGATCAGGCGGTTGCCATCATGAAAGATCTCTATCGTCCCCTCTATCTGATCGAAACACCGATCGTCGTGACGGATGGTCCGACGGCCGAGCTCATCAAGTACGCGTCCAATGCGTTCTTGGCCACGAAGATTTCGTTTATCAACGAGATCGCCAATCTTTGCGAAAAAGTCGGAGCCAATGTTCAAATGGTGGCCAAGGGCATGGGGCTGGATCATCGCATCGGGGCGAAGTTCCTTCATGCGGGGCCTGGTTTCGGAGGATCGTGTTTTCCCAAGGATCTTGTCGCGCTCATCCAGACCGGCGAGCGCCATGGCTATTCGATGCAAATTGCCTCCGCCGCCTCACGGGTGAACGACAGCCAACGAGGACGGATGATCGACAAGATTCGAGAGGCGTTGGGGGGATTGAAAGGAAAGACGTTGGCGATGCTCGGACTCTCCTTCAAACCGAATACCAACGATCTCAGAGAAGCCCCGGCCTTGTTGATCGGTCGAGCCCTCATAGCAGATGGTGCGGTCATCCGCGCGTACGACCCTGAGGCTCTGGCAGAAGCCTGCCGGATGATGCCTGAACTCCAGCCCTGCCGAGATGCCTACCATGCAGCCGAAGGGGCTGACGCACTGGTGATTATGACCGAGTGGAATGTGCTTCGAAACCTGGATTTTGGAAAGTTGAAGTCGGTCATGCGGGGTCCTGTCTTGCTTGATCTCCGAAACGTCTATGATCCCGAACGCGTCGCGGCTGCCGGCTTCACGCATATCTCCGTGGGACGTACCGCACGGAGTCCCAGGAACAATCCCTGA
- a CDS encoding plasmid pRiA4b ORF-3 family protein, translated as MRQDKDKKEKIGASVHQLRVSLREITPSIWRRVQVPSDITLAKLHLVLQIAMGWTNSHLHRFSIGGVDYAEPDPDGHLNFQSDRRARLNHVARAKQKFEYEYDFGDSWKHDIVVEKTLQPESGATYPFCLAGERACPPEDCGGLWGYQEFLEAIMNPAHREHEELLVWVGGSFDPEMFDLDAVNTSLRRLRV; from the coding sequence ATGAGACAGGACAAGGATAAGAAGGAGAAGATCGGCGCGTCCGTGCACCAGCTCAGGGTCTCTTTGCGAGAGATTACGCCCTCGATTTGGCGACGCGTGCAAGTGCCTAGCGACATCACCTTGGCGAAGCTGCACCTTGTGTTACAGATCGCGATGGGATGGACCAATTCACACCTGCACAGGTTCAGCATCGGAGGGGTGGACTACGCCGAACCGGACCCGGACGGGCACCTGAATTTTCAGAGCGACCGGCGCGCTCGCCTGAATCATGTGGCACGCGCAAAGCAGAAGTTCGAGTACGAATATGACTTCGGAGATAGCTGGAAGCACGACATCGTCGTGGAGAAGACGCTTCAACCGGAGTCTGGAGCCACCTACCCCTTCTGTTTGGCCGGCGAGCGGGCATGTCCACCTGAGGATTGCGGCGGTCTGTGGGGATATCAGGAATTTCTCGAAGCGATCATGAATCCCGCCCACAGGGAGCACGAGGAGCTGTTGGTCTGGGTAGGCGGCAGCTTTGATCCGGAGATGTTCGATCTGGACGCCGTCAACACATCACTCCGGCGTCTTCGGGTTTGA
- the otsB gene encoding trehalose-phosphatase: MDYLLTETGRNDLEALLKVRSLFAFDFDGTLAKIVRDPPAARMTRPIRVRLEELAKRAPIAIISGRSVEDLRSRVGTAVPHLIGNHGSEGPHARREDIQQVRETSSGWLQLINERFQDELARSGVLVEEKFYSLSFHYRTADRRDEARALISRIVAELSPPPRIVLGKCVVNVMPPTASHKGTALLEYMRRLDCSGALYVGDDETDEDVFALRDARIVTVRIGKKNGSSARYFLKRQAEIVEVLRLLIEGGDKSIHTWSGCHELGVSQPAQHSDE, translated from the coding sequence ATGGACTATTTGTTGACGGAAACAGGAAGAAACGACCTTGAGGCGCTTTTGAAAGTGCGTTCTTTGTTTGCGTTTGATTTCGACGGGACCTTGGCGAAAATCGTCCGAGATCCTCCCGCTGCCAGGATGACGCGTCCCATCCGTGTCCGGCTTGAGGAACTCGCGAAGCGCGCTCCCATCGCCATTATCTCCGGACGCTCCGTGGAGGACTTGCGCTCACGTGTCGGGACCGCCGTTCCCCACTTGATCGGGAATCATGGCTCAGAAGGCCCTCATGCGCGCCGAGAAGACATACAGCAAGTCCGAGAAACCAGTTCCGGATGGCTGCAATTGATCAACGAACGATTTCAGGACGAACTGGCTCGAAGTGGAGTGCTCGTCGAGGAGAAGTTCTACTCGCTCTCATTCCATTATCGAACCGCCGATCGGCGAGATGAGGCGCGGGCGCTCATCTCTCGAATCGTTGCCGAATTGTCTCCTCCACCCCGCATTGTCCTCGGGAAGTGCGTCGTCAATGTGATGCCGCCGACGGCATCACACAAGGGTACGGCCTTGTTGGAGTACATGCGTCGACTTGACTGTAGCGGCGCTCTCTACGTGGGAGATGACGAAACCGATGAAGATGTCTTTGCGCTACGAGATGCCCGCATCGTCACCGTGCGAATCGGCAAGAAGAACGGTTCCTCCGCCCGGTATTTCCTAAAAAGACAGGCAGAAATCGTCGAGGTGCTTCGACTTCTTATCGAGGGCGGTGACAAAAGCATTCACACCTGGAGCGGCTGCCACGAGCTGGGAGTCTCTCAACCTGCTCAGCATTCAGACGAATAG
- a CDS encoding HEAT repeat domain-containing protein encodes MAEQGASERIEQLIRALHDENEALREHAIASLGQSGPEALPRLIDLMTDEDAVIREAATSAVVRIGPSVVDSMIDALQDDSWAIREQAASALGKLRDRRAVDHLVRAMKDRDGAVRTAALWALERIGDPQAVPGVIEALMDSTLREDAARVLKKIGDVRAVEALIDGLLGSNWMVRRHAAEALGKIGDRRGVTPLIESLQDEDWLVRRNAAESLARLGAKEAIQPLLRLREDENTMVQETVEAVLASLGWTPEPQ; translated from the coding sequence ATGGCTGAACAGGGCGCTTCCGAGCGAATCGAACAACTCATACGGGCATTGCACGATGAGAACGAAGCGTTGCGCGAGCACGCCATCGCGAGCCTCGGTCAGAGCGGACCGGAGGCACTGCCTCGGTTGATCGACCTGATGACCGATGAAGATGCGGTGATTCGGGAGGCCGCCACCAGTGCGGTTGTACGGATAGGCCCCTCCGTCGTCGACTCGATGATCGACGCGCTGCAAGATGACTCTTGGGCGATCCGGGAACAGGCGGCCTCGGCGCTCGGCAAGTTGCGGGACAGGCGCGCCGTCGATCACCTAGTCAGAGCAATGAAGGATCGTGACGGCGCTGTGCGGACGGCAGCCCTGTGGGCGCTCGAGCGGATCGGCGATCCACAAGCAGTGCCGGGGGTCATCGAGGCCCTCATGGACAGCACCCTGCGCGAGGACGCAGCCCGAGTCTTGAAGAAGATCGGCGACGTGCGGGCGGTCGAGGCGCTGATCGATGGACTCTTGGGTTCCAATTGGATGGTTCGCCGCCATGCGGCGGAGGCGCTGGGCAAGATCGGCGATCGCCGAGGAGTCACCCCGTTGATAGAGTCGCTGCAAGACGAGGACTGGCTGGTCAGACGCAACGCCGCCGAATCACTAGCGCGGCTTGGCGCGAAAGAAGCCATTCAACCCTTGCTGAGGCTGCGCGAGGACGAAAACACCATGGTCCAGGAAACCGTTGAGGCCGTGCTGGCCAGTCTCGGCTGGACTCCTGAACCGCAATAA
- a CDS encoding fused MFS/spermidine synthase, protein MTALVTGAVVMALEILGSRLLAPVFGSSLFVWGALIGVILAAMSSGYAFGGWVSDRYTGGGVLAGLLLFSGSWTFLVAWANQPILFEIEKMVQDPRWGPCLAATVLLAPPAFGLSGVLPAMLRLAVPDMDHLGRQTGRMIALSTVGSLAGTWGTAFFFLSWLGSQSVMAWLGSIQVGLGVLWLAKGTSTSRVVLLIILGCCTLLGAIALHPLQRLKTPIYQEESPYQQVRIREDDLFRYLVLDRTFHATMWKVDPTSLFLPYSQMMVSSLALVSEPKRGLILGHGGGSLAKWLARHWPALELDVVEFDPVVVRMAEEYFDYRPPANHHLFVKDGRAFLNSTGHTYDVMWIDAFARDMIPFHLTTTEFYSLVRTRLNQEGIVAVNLASSGKEGDLARAAAVVQTMKQAFPVLTTFAVEGPWKTGMTPAKNLIFFGGRLIEHESPDSLMAKITDMATNRRLPMETIALLNTRRTEPWPPGVVLSDDFAPYDLLLGRERSQLVE, encoded by the coding sequence TTGACCGCCCTCGTGACCGGTGCGGTCGTGATGGCATTGGAAATCCTTGGCAGTCGTTTATTGGCTCCCGTCTTTGGCAGTTCGCTGTTTGTCTGGGGCGCTCTGATAGGCGTGATTCTGGCCGCCATGAGCAGTGGCTACGCGTTCGGCGGTTGGGTCTCCGACCGTTATACCGGCGGAGGAGTGCTGGCCGGACTATTGCTTTTTTCCGGAAGTTGGACGTTTCTTGTGGCTTGGGCGAACCAACCCATTTTGTTTGAGATCGAGAAGATGGTGCAGGACCCTCGCTGGGGCCCTTGCCTCGCCGCAACCGTACTCCTCGCACCCCCCGCATTCGGGCTCAGCGGCGTCTTGCCGGCCATGTTGCGTCTGGCAGTACCCGACATGGATCACCTCGGTCGACAGACAGGCCGCATGATCGCCTTATCGACCGTCGGCAGTCTTGCCGGCACCTGGGGCACTGCATTCTTTTTCCTATCCTGGCTCGGAAGCCAATCGGTGATGGCCTGGCTGGGCAGTATTCAGGTCGGGCTTGGGGTCTTATGGCTCGCAAAAGGAACCTCGACCAGTCGGGTCGTACTGCTGATCATTCTCGGCTGTTGCACCCTCCTGGGAGCGATAGCCCTCCACCCACTCCAACGACTGAAGACCCCCATCTATCAAGAGGAAAGTCCATACCAGCAAGTCCGTATCCGCGAAGATGATCTCTTCCGGTATCTCGTGTTGGATCGTACGTTTCACGCCACCATGTGGAAAGTCGACCCGACTTCCCTTTTCCTCCCCTACAGCCAAATGATGGTGTCTTCGCTGGCACTCGTGTCCGAGCCGAAGCGCGGCCTCATTCTCGGTCATGGCGGCGGTTCGTTGGCGAAGTGGTTGGCACGACACTGGCCTGCGTTGGAGCTTGATGTTGTGGAATTCGACCCGGTCGTCGTCCGCATGGCCGAAGAGTATTTTGACTATCGCCCGCCTGCCAATCATCACCTCTTTGTGAAGGACGGTCGAGCCTTTCTCAACTCGACGGGCCACACGTACGATGTCATGTGGATCGATGCATTCGCACGAGACATGATCCCTTTTCACCTCACCACGACGGAGTTTTACTCGTTGGTACGAACGCGCCTGAATCAGGAGGGAATCGTCGCGGTGAATCTGGCGTCGTCCGGCAAGGAAGGTGATCTCGCTCGAGCCGCCGCGGTCGTCCAAACCATGAAACAGGCCTTTCCCGTCCTCACCACCTTCGCCGTCGAGGGGCCGTGGAAGACAGGCATGACCCCGGCGAAGAATTTGATCTTCTTTGGAGGCCGTCTCATCGAGCATGAATCGCCGGACAGTCTCATGGCAAAGATTACGGACATGGCGACGAATCGGCGCCTGCCGATGGAAACGATCGCGCTGTTGAATACACGTCGAACCGAGCCCTGGCCCCCCGGCGTCGTGCTGAGCGACGACTTTGCCCCCTACGATCTGCTCCTTGGGCGGGAACGATCACAATTGGTGGAATGA
- a CDS encoding HEAT repeat domain-containing protein, whose amino-acid sequence MAEEAPKLIQIVPKGGDKKDGFNLVTERVVAVNPESRQLEVELLAYDGKTVLLEVDEEALEDLKRIRVGDGATIRVVEENGKRVAKHFKIRPKDPNAARADAMLLDLRDSHWLNRKYAAEVLGELKDPRAVDPLVEALTDEVGDVRQRAYDSLIKLGGPSVPSLIPLLVSEEDEIRQSATEILRKIGKPAVEPLATALTDADDRLKTRIMKVLDRMGYKPKTKEQVKPELPRLT is encoded by the coding sequence ATGGCAGAAGAAGCTCCAAAGCTGATTCAGATCGTTCCGAAAGGCGGAGACAAGAAAGACGGTTTCAACTTGGTGACAGAGCGCGTTGTGGCGGTCAACCCCGAGAGCAGACAGCTCGAGGTCGAACTCTTGGCTTACGACGGTAAGACGGTCTTGTTGGAGGTGGACGAAGAGGCGCTGGAGGACCTCAAGAGGATCAGGGTGGGAGACGGTGCCACCATTCGAGTAGTGGAAGAAAACGGCAAGCGGGTCGCGAAGCACTTTAAGATTCGCCCCAAAGACCCAAACGCTGCCAGAGCCGACGCCATGTTGCTTGACCTGAGAGATTCACACTGGCTGAATCGAAAGTACGCAGCGGAGGTCTTGGGCGAGTTGAAAGATCCGCGTGCCGTCGATCCCTTGGTAGAGGCGTTGACCGATGAAGTCGGTGACGTGCGGCAACGGGCCTATGATTCGTTGATCAAGCTCGGTGGCCCATCCGTGCCTTCGCTGATTCCGTTATTGGTGTCCGAAGAAGACGAAATTCGTCAATCCGCCACCGAGATTCTACGAAAGATCGGCAAACCGGCCGTCGAGCCGCTGGCAACGGCGTTGACCGACGCCGATGATCGGCTGAAGACCCGCATCATGAAGGTGCTCGATCGAATGGGGTACAAGCCGAAAACCAAGGAACAGGTCAAACCCGAACTGCCGCGACTGACCTAG